The genomic segment ataatagtagtaagtggtaataatagtagtaagtggtggtaatagtagtagtaagtgttagtaatagtagtagtaagtggtaataatagtagacattgttatcattgtcatcattaatatcatttataatcattatcatcataatcatatttatttttatcattatgatcattatcagtactatttatcattatcattgttattatcagtatattcatttttctattttcattattatcattattattattatcattattatcattattatcactatggatatcattactatcatcattattatcattattattgttactattattgttattcctgttattattcttactattatcattagtgttgtcattattttgccattatgattattatcattattactattattattattacttttgttgttgctattactatcattactattcatatcatcatcattatcaattattatcgattttatcatttttgttgttattattatcattatcattaccatcattaatactattatcagtattattatcatcattatcattattattgataataatattatcattattattatcatcattgatgatgatattatcattattatttcttatcattatcattccattatcattatcattattgttattgttataagtagtattatcattattatcattatcgtcatcattatcatttctattatcatctttattaccattattattattattattattatcattattacgatcattattatcattattactatcttttttgttattattatgagtatcattatgatcatcgttattattgccatcattatcgttattatcattatcattaccattgtcatgatAACTGCAATCATTTTCACTAcgaaaatcctcattattattgccattgctgttatcattatcatgcctaTATCATTATAAGTTTTGCAACATTATTTTAACAGAAATTTGAGAAGCAGATGCACGAACAAAGATCATATTTAAGAACAACCCCAACAAGTCGTGCCTAAAAAGCAAAGTTGTCGCTTGATCTACAACTAGTTCCGTTAACTACTTGTTATAGcagttataattatagttatagtagTTATCGTTAAAGATACAGTTAATACTTGATCTACAACTATCTACGACAAGTATTAGTGATAGCaggtgcacatttttttttttatgtatagaaTATGAAGTACTAATTATCAAACATTGTTATAAATAGCTAAAAATACAATCGCGTGTTTGATTGTAGATTAATACGCAGTTTattgattatataaatatcaaataaatggTTGTGAATAAGAAAACATAATCACATCTTAGATTACACAcagaatgaataaacataaaaatcagTTATTCACCATGAAAAAGAACTCCAATTTCAACCTTAGGGGCTCCACCAACATCGAAATTTGAATGACATTTGAGGTCGAGGCGCAAACGTGCTTCACCACGCCCATGAGAGTTAAGCTTGGCCCAAAAAACCGCCCAGTCAGATGGTCatgcgggcgtgggtggggtaAAGCGCCCATGCAGAGGGGCAAGTGCGCTCAGAACAGCGCTCTGACCAACCGGTTCAGTCGCTCCAGGATGAAGGGTTTTTGCGCTTTGGTCGAGGGAGCTGCCGGTGCTGTTGTCATGCTACTGTTactcttttttatattaatatttttctcttttttttcttgatataaatgtgtgtgggggggcatatatatatatatatatatatatatatatatatatatatatatatatatatatatatatatatatatatataatgtatatatatatatgtatgtatgcagaaatatatatatatatatatatatatatatatatatatatatatatatacatatacatatatatatatatatatatatgtatatatatatatatatatatatatatatataaaatgtatatatatgtatgtatgcagatatataaatatatatatatatatatgtatatatatatatatatacatgtatatacatatatgtacacatacatgtgtgtgtgtgtgtatgtatatatatacatacatatatatatatatatatatatatatatatatatatatatatatatatatatatatatatgtatatatatatatgtacgtatatatatatatatatatatatatatatatatatatatatatatctatatatatatatgtatattttatatgcatatatatgtgtacatatacatacacaaacacacacacaacacacacacacacacacacacacacacacacacacacacacacacacacacacacatatatatatatatatatatatatatatatatatatatatatatatatatatatatatgtatatgttatatacatatatatgtatatatgtatatatatatatatatatatatatatatatgtatgtatatatatacatatatacatatatacatatatttatatgtttgtatatatatatatatatatatatatatatatatatatatatatatatatatatatatatatatatatatatatatatatatgtgtatatatatatatatatatatatatatatatatatatatatgtatgtatgtatgtatatataaggtgtCAAACTTTTCCGAACCTCAGAAGAATAGACAATTTAATCAAATGGATAATagcattattttcttatcattgcatttatattcatttacatattttcattcaAAACGGATCTTAAAAAAACGCGTGTGGTGACGTCATCAGGAATTTCGTGCAGCacgaaaacacgaataaaaaaaaatctacattattattaccttcaaaTTCTATACACCTTATTATATTTCTCAAAAAatcattgataatcatgataaatgcaataataaaggacatttattacttttattcatcCATTGTTATTCTATACAGCTTAATTGACAAAAACAataccggtttatttttattttttttttatagttatccCTAAAATGAGCGAACCGAAGTTGCATGCTACAGTTATCTGTTATGTATTTTCTCAATGATTTATTCTCGATTACTTTCCACTATACAAACTTAATATTTGATCTGTAGTACTTTtctattgtatatagatatcgtgtattatatcatatcaaaGGATATACGATTAAAAGACATATAACCAGGAGCTGTTTTCTCAGATTCAGTATATTTGCAAAAGCGATCGAAAATCAGTGAAAATTGTAACATGACCCTTGTAGATGAATTCCATTGTTTATATGATGTCTTCTACAATATTCTCATATACATACAGCAAATCTACTAACATACACATCTTAAGGATTAACTATATAAAGAGATTCCCCcagacacataaaaacaaaaacaaattcccAGATGTCTCGTGCAAGTGGAAGCACTCGAGCAACTGCAAGAACTATCGCAAGGATGGCACCTATAAAACCCGGTTCGCGAGGGTCTGCGTCGCATTAGCATCCCGCTCCTCCTCCAGGTAAGGTACTTCTTGGGATTCGCGATTTTCTTGTGTAACCTTCGCCCGAGGAAAAAAGGTCTCTCTTTACCTGCTCCTGTGCATAAACCTTTAtatgtctacctgtgtgtgtgtgcacatgtatatacatgtgtgtatatatatatatatatatatatatatatatatatatatatatatatatatatatatatatatgtatatatatatacatatatatatatatatatatatatatatatatatatatatatatatatatatatatatatatatatatatatacatttatatatatatatatattcattcgtctgagtgtatacatgcatatgcatgtatatatatatgtgtgtgtgtgtgtgtgtgtgtgggtgggtgggtgggtgagagagagagagagagagagagagagagagagagagagagagagagagagagagagagagagagagagagagagagagagagagaaagaaagagagagagaaagagagtgagagagagagagagagagagagagagagagagagaagtgtgtatagcctatagatatataaacatacatgttatttgatatatatatatatatatatatatatttatatatttgtatatatatatacatttgtatatatacacatatgtatatacatacatatgtatatatatacagatgtatatatatacatatgtatatatatataaatatgtatatatttaaatgtatatgtgtatatatatatatatatatatatatatatatatatatatatatatatatatatatatatatacatatgtatttgatatatacatatatatatatatatatatatatattatttgatatatacataaatatttacatatgtatatatacatatatatatatacatatatatatatatatatatatacatatgtgtgtgtgtgtgtgtgtgtgtgtgtgtgtgtgtgtgtgtgtaagacatgcgtgtgtgtgtgtgtgtgtgtctatatatatatatatatatatatatatatatatatatatatatatatatatatatatatatacatattaatatatatacatatatatacatatatatatatatatatatatatatatatatatatatatatatatatatatatatatatatttatatatatatatacatatatacatatatgtatttatatgtatatcaaatatatatatatatatatatatatatatatatatatatatatatatatatatatatatatatatatatatatatatatcatatatatatatatatatgtgtgagtatgtatgtgtatgtatatatgtgtgtgtgtgtgtatgtgtatgtttatacatgtacgtacacaaacatgtatgtatattttctcatattcatatagttttcttttacttttaaacTGTAGGTTGAACTTCACATAACCACCCTACGTCTGAAAGAAAAAGTGTACGAATTTCGACTTTTTTTCTTCcagttttctctcttattatcttattgtttttcttatgtttttcttattatatcatcatatttttttcttatcttgtctTGTTCATGAACCCATTTCCAACATCTGACAGGACAATGGCTCGTGGCAGCGTAGTAGCTCTCCTTGTGGCGACAGCCTGCTTACTGGCGGTTGTGACGACCAGCAGCGTCAACCGGTACGGATTCAACCAAGGATTCGGACAAGGATTTGGACAAGGATTCGGACAAGGATTCGGACAAGGATTCGGCCAATACGGACAAGTGAGCCTCAACAACTACAACCCTGCTTTCTTCCCCAACCTCCTGGGCGGTTTCAACTTCTACAGCCAACAGCCTGCAGCCAACTACCTAGGTTGTAAATACTGGTGCAGGAGCTATCACCCCGGCGGCTTATACTACTGCTGTACCACCGGTTATGAGGGATAAGGCGGACAAGATGGCAAGATGAGAGCAGCGTATTTCCTTCGCTGGTCACGCAGATGTCGCTCATTGGAAATCCTGAATAAAGACTGAAAATTAATTTGTGGGttgttttattttgatgttttagCTCCCGGGGTTGTTTCGTTGTCATGttattaaagagagagggagggagagagagagagagagagagagagagagagagagagagagagagagagagagagagagagagagagagagagagagagagagagagagagagagagaaagagagagaaagagagagagagagagagagaaagagacttaaaCTAAAAATTCTCTGCAATCCTAACATATATATTGTCCTTATTCTTTGCAATGGTTTTAAAttagataagaaataaacaaatacataaataagacatgttcattgtcattgttattatcattatcatcagtttcattatcatcattatcatcagtttcattattatcatcattatcatcgtcattattattaccattattatcattattgcattatcattattatcattatcattatcatcattatcattattattattattatcatcgtgataagagaaattgaaaaaaaaatgcatcatcaataacaatattgataacaacgataTTGACCCTGCtaatcacccccaacccccccccccccaaaaaaaaaaaaaataatgggtaTAACGATAAAGCCAATAAGAATGGAAaaacgaataagaataataatgatggtaatggtaatgttcatgataatgatgataacaataagaaaattaataGCAGGAATAAGagtaaataattagaataatcaaCAGTAATGGAGGTAATATTGATGTCAGTCACAATGAGAATTTCATAATTgcaatagtgaggataatgataatgatgatgatgataaaaacaatgatgacg from the Penaeus vannamei isolate JL-2024 chromosome 1, ASM4276789v1, whole genome shotgun sequence genome contains:
- the LOC113810898 gene encoding uncharacterized protein, translating into MMSSTIFSYTYSKSTNIHILRINYIKRFPQTHKNKNKFPDVSCKWKHSSNCKNYRKDGTYKTRFARVCVALASRSSSRTMARGSVVALLVATACLLAVVTTSSVNRYGFNQGFGQGFGQGFGQGFGQGFGQYGQVSLNNYNPAFFPNLLGGFNFYSQQPAANYLGCKYWCRSYHPGGLYYCCTTGYEG